TTGACTCCAAagccacaaaaatgttgcatcatTAATTTACCTATCTTAAGTTTAGATTAATTTGTTTCAAAAGATTTTGTATCTAAAATTCGAAAAaggctttataattttaaatggtCAATGGTTCTACAGGGGTTATGGTATATCATAGGACAAGGTATCTGTAAGCACAgaggcattttattttatttctctcatGTGCAGGAATAGAACTTTAGTACATTAAAGATAgtacatctatctgtctattacatagtacctatctatctatatattatatagtgcctttcatatctatctatctatctattatatagtgcctttcatatctatctatctatctatctatctatctatctatctatctatctatctatctatctatctatctatctatctatctattatctatctatctatctatctatctatctatctatctatctatctatctatctatctgtctgtcatatagtgcctttcacatgccCCTGTCAGTATACACATACAGTTCATTTTACGTAGTCCCTTTGTACAGTCCAGGCTGCcccattgtgtttttatttatttgcttgtttgtttttttccaagtttCTCACTTATTTAGTGGTCTCTGGTCCTGTAGTTCATATTTTTAGCACATTTTTGTCACAGTCTCACAGTGACACTGTTTGTAATGCAGCCACTTTGCTGAGTTCATCAGTGGAAAGTTACTATAGCAGTAATCTAAAAGTGTGACGTCTGACTCTTCTTTGGGCTTAAATGATTATGCAGAGCATGACAGAAGTTTGCAGCATCCTTCTCTGATTATGCAGATTCATTGTTGTGTTGTTTTCAATTTTGCAAATGTCTTTCAAAGCTTACTTTGAATTCTATGGCGTCTTTGCTATAAAAATGAACACCACACCGCCTGAAGGCCTTCTTCTTGTCCATTGTTCTTCACATGTTAAAACACGAAGAGTCTGGGCATCCCTTTGAATGACTGTAAGATTTCATGTCAGGAAATTGCAGGCTGTGAAACTCGAACATGAACGTGTGATTTTTCGCGAGCTCAGCTGTCCCTTCCCCGTTTTCAGACATTCCATgaccttttttactttttctttttgcagctcTCATGGATGTGATGAAATGGACATACATTTTTGAAAGGGGCTGTGAAGTTGAGACATGATTTAAATAAGGAAGTTTCCTAAGCTGGAGAAAGCTCTTACGTTTGACCGTAATGGATTtctggcagcacagtggtgccaGACAAGATGGCCGACTTCAATCCAACAGCTCTACTTTTGCAGCCTTGACCAAAAACCAGTCTGCAAGCCTTTCCCCGAATTCCTCTGCCTCTACCAAAGACGACATGGTCATCACAGCGGTCATCGGCACAATCCTGTCAGTGATGTGCATTGTGGGGGTGGCAGGAAATCTTTACACACTGACTGTAGTCCGTCGACGGAGGGGCCGCTCCAACTCCTCTCTTTACGTCCACGTCCTGAATCTCGCCCTCGCGGACCTCCTGTATCTTTCCACTGCCCCATTCATCGTTTATGATAGCTTTGCACCCGACTGGGCTTTTGGGGAAGCAGGGTGCAGAATACTGCTGAGCCTGGACCTGCTCACCATGCATGCCAGCATCTTCATCCTAACCATCATGAGCTCTGAGCGATATGCAGCCATTTCCAGGCCTCTGGCAACAGCTAGAAGCTCCAGGGGATACAGGAAAGTGGTGGCACCATTAGTATGGGTGTTATCGTTGGGGCTTACTCTGCCCATGATGGTAATGATCCATCTCGAAGAACGTCCTGTGGAAGATGGGGTCACGAGAAAGCTCTGTGCTCCTACTTGGAGCGATGAGGACTACCGGACCTATCTGACTGTGCTCTTTGTCACCAGTATTCTTGCTCCCGGCATAATCATTGGCTTCTTGTATGCTGGCCTTGCAAGGATCTACTGGACATCGCAAACCAAAGGCCAGCTGGGAAACTCCAGGCCTCCCAAGCTCAAGGTTCTCTATATGATCTTCACCATCGTGCTGGCGTTTTGGGCCTGCTTCCTGCCGTTTTGGGTCTGGCAGCTACTGCCCCTCTACCACCCAGAGGCCCTTCGTTTCCTGCCAATGAGCACTGAAATCTACATCAACCACCTGGTGACCTGCCTCACTTACGGAAACTCCTGCGTCAACCCTTTCCTTTACACTCTGCTGACCAAGAACTATCGGGAGTACCGTCATGGCCAGCTGAGCAGCCAACATAAAAGTGTGGCCCACACCTTTCTAGCCTCCTATTACTGTCGAAGGGGGGCACCCTCTGCTGGGCGGGTCAGGTCAGGAACTGGAATGGCCAGCGCCACCGAGACTGTCATTCTTACTATGGCGCAGGGTCAAGCAGTGGGGTAGGTTCGTTGTGTTGGATTTCTGAAGTGGATCAGAACGGACATGGACGCATCTCTCGACTTTGTTTATTGGACTAGCCTCATTTGATATTCaaggtcaaataaataaatgaacctcTTGAATGAGAACAGCATGGAGCATCTAGTGCAATACGAGCCCTTATTGAATAAACTCCCTTGCCTGCTTTTTCTCCTCATTAATAAAGCAATGCTATGTGGCGCTCTCTCCGTCCTCACCCTCACTATGCATGCAGTGGAGTTGGCCTTCCTTCCACGTGAAGGCTCATGACGCACCCGGGCCAACACCCGCTACCAGCACTATGGGACCTGCTTTCTGCCTTATGTATATAaatcatgaaaaaaacaaaatgcaataatctgtaagtcaaatataacaataaaaga
The nucleotide sequence above comes from Polypterus senegalus isolate Bchr_013 chromosome 18, ASM1683550v1, whole genome shotgun sequence. Encoded proteins:
- the LOC120518723 gene encoding urotensin-2 receptor, translating into MDFWQHSGARQDGRLQSNSSTFAALTKNQSASLSPNSSASTKDDMVITAVIGTILSVMCIVGVAGNLYTLTVVRRRRGRSNSSLYVHVLNLALADLLYLSTAPFIVYDSFAPDWAFGEAGCRILLSLDLLTMHASIFILTIMSSERYAAISRPLATARSSRGYRKVVAPLVWVLSLGLTLPMMVMIHLEERPVEDGVTRKLCAPTWSDEDYRTYLTVLFVTSILAPGIIIGFLYAGLARIYWTSQTKGQLGNSRPPKLKVLYMIFTIVLAFWACFLPFWVWQLLPLYHPEALRFLPMSTEIYINHLVTCLTYGNSCVNPFLYTLLTKNYREYRHGQLSSQHKSVAHTFLASYYCRRGAPSAGRVRSGTGMASATETVILTMAQGQAVG